The genomic DNA GATGGCGACCGCGAGCGTCGCCAGGGCACTCGCGAGCAGCCACGTCGCGCATTCCAGGCGCCCGAGCGGTGTGTCGGGGAGATAGGCCATGGGTGGGTCGGCCAGCAGGTAGCCGAACCAGACCAGCTGGCTGGCCGCCCAGAGGAGGAGCAGCAGGACGAGGAGATACAGGACGAGGAAGCGGAGCGACGCAGCGGACACCTTCCGCATCGTCAGGACTCCTCGGCACGGCCGAGTTGGACGGTGATGGTCCCGCTACTGCTTTCCGTGCCCCAGCCGAGTTGGAACGAGCAGGGTTCCGCCGTGAGCCGCTCGAGCTGCAGCCGCACGGTGGTCGCCTGGGTGAGATCCGACCAGGCGAGCGACGACGCACCGCTGGCGCTCCGCACGCACGGTGACGGGAGGAGTTCGAGCCGGGCCCGGCGCGGTGGTGTGCGCCCGCGCGGTGCCAGGTGCACGCGCAGCTCGAACGGCGCGCCGACCGGAGGCGGGTCCCGTGGTGCGGCGACCGACACCCAGAGGGAGGGGAGACCGCGCCGGGCGATCTCGATGCCCGAGTCGGGGTAGACGAGCACGCTGCGGACGCGGACCGGTCCTTCACGCTCGAAGTGCAGCGTCAAAGGAGCAGTCCCGGGTTGGCGCCAACCGTCCGGGACGATGTTGGCCAGGACGAGTTCGACCGCAGGACCGAGGACGAAACCCTGTCGTGGGCCAGCGAAGAGGTCGAGCGTGTCCCACTCGAGGATGCCGCCGGTCGGCTCGGGTGACCAGCGGACCCGCAACAAGAGCGCGCTGCCGCCGGCGCGCTGGTCCCACACCGAGAGCGTGCCGGGTGGGCCAGCTGGATCGAGTTCGACGCGGAGGTGGAGGAAGAGCGTGACGACCGGACCGGGCGTCGGCGGCAAGTCGAGCGGGAAGAGCTCGAGCTGGCTCGGCAACGGGTCGCTCAGCTGGACCGTCCGCAGTCCGTAGTCGGCGAAGGAGCGGAACCCCACCGCTGCCGCCGGACCGAACCGGGTGAAGGAGACGAGGGGCACGAGCAGCGCGGCGAGCAGGAGGGGGAGGAACACGGTCGTCAACCGGTCTGCCACGGTGCTCCTCCCGCCGGTCATCACTCAACGGTCCTCGCTGCCTGGAACCTGGCGCTGGCTGCGGTACACCCAGAAGGTGAAGAGTGCCAGGACGAGACAGCCGTAGAGCACCGCGTGGTGGACGAAGAAGGGCGGACCGTAGAACAATCGGAGATCGCGGAAGAGACTCTCCGGATGGGATTCCCCGGTGTGTACCCAATTAAACAGGGACTGGAGTATGAAGTAGAGGGAAGGCAGCAGGAACCCGACGCATGATACCAGCGGGAGCCAGAGCCGGACACGGCCGCGCGAGAGCGCCCACGCCGAGACCGCGAAGAGCGAGCCGTAACCGAAGAGCAGGATGGCCAGGACGCGCAAGTCGAACCGCAGTTCCGGGTAGTCTTCGCGGAAGGAGCGCCAGAGCTAAAAGAGCGTCGCTCCGTAGAACAGTGCTCCCAGGAGCGCGAGCCCGAGTGCGACACCCTTGCGCAGGGACTCGGGGATGGGGTGGCACGTTGGCAAGCCAGGCACGGCACCGGTGCGTTCCGTCGGCATGAGCACCCCCTCAGGGTAGGACGACGATCGTCGCGTAGCCGTTGCTCAGGTAGAAGTTGCGGTTACCTTAAAGCCGAAGATCGTACGGTACGGGCAACGGCGTTACGCCCCGACGAGATCGTCGACCGCCAGCGACATGTCCGGGAACGCCTGGGGGCTGACCAGCTCACCGGGGCGATGGACTGATGAGTACCGGTATCCGCCCGCATCCGGTAAGCGGAACGCGAGCACTTGCTCGCCCGCGAGGTCGACGAGCCAGACTTCCGGGATCCCAGCCCGGGCGTACAGGGGGACTTTGATGTCCCGGTCGTAGGCGAGTGTCGTGTCGCTCACTTCGACGAGGAGCAGGACGTCGGCAGGGCCTGGTCCGGAGCGGGCGTAGAAGTCGGCGCGAGGGCGCAAGAGGGCGAGGTCGGGCTGCGGTAGCGAGCGGTCGCTCAGCCGGACCGGTCCCTGTGGCTGGACGATCGCTCGACCGTGCAGGGCACGGACGAACAGCTCCGTCAGCCGGTTCACGCAGGCCTGGTGCGCCCAGCCGATCGGGTTCATGTCGTAGAGTTCTCCTTCGATGAGCTCGACTCGCGCGTCTTCGCGCAGGATGCCCGCCCGGACCATTCGTTCCAGGTCGTCGACGGTGAAGCGGTGGGTAGTGGGGAGCCGGCCGGTTGCCTGTGCCATCGCTCGTCCTAGCGAGTACGCCGTGCGGCGCGGTCGGAGATGCGTCGATCACGTGCCCAGCAAAGCCGCGACGTCGATCAAGAGATCCGGAAATGCGAGCGGGCTCACCAGCTCGCCGGGGCGCACCACTACGCTCGCGCGGTATTTGCCTGCATCCGGCGCTCGGAACACGAGCACCTGTCCGCCCGCGAGGTCGACGAGCCAGACTTCCGGAATCCCTGCCCGGGCGTACAGGGGGACTTTGATGTCCCGGTCGTAGGCGAGGGAGGTGTCGGCGACCTCGACGAGCAAGAGCACGTCGCTGGCTGCCGGCCCCTCGTGCCGGTAGTAGTCCGGTCGCGGTCTGAGCAGCGTCAGATCGGGCTGTGGAAGCGAGCGGTCACCCACGCGGATGGGACCCTGGGCCCGGACGATCGCGCGGTCGCCGAGTTGCCGCACGAAGAACGCCGTGAGCCAGTCGACACAGGCCTGGTGCGCCCAGCCGATCGGGTTCATGTCGTAGAGTTCTCCTTCGATGAGTTCGACCCGCGCGTCTTCGCGCAGGATGCCGGAGCGCACCATGCGCTCGAGGTCGTCGACCGTGAAGCGGTGCCGCGTCGGTACCTGTGGGACTGTCTGCTGCATGGTACCGCCCTCCCCGCTGGCGTCGTCTGGTCGTGGCAAGCGTAGCATGCCAGCGCGATCGTCGCTCGGCGGGACAGGTGGGCTCTCCTGCGGGGCGCACGCCGCTCGCCCCGAGATGCCCTGCACGGCTCCAGCCTACTCAGCGACTGGGGCGCATCACCGTTCCGTCATGGTCGCGATGAGCGCTGCGCCGTAGAGCGTCAGTACGGCGGCGAGGTTCGCGGCGACGAGTATTCCGGTGACCGCGCCGAGTAGGCCGTACACCGCGCTCCCGTTGCCGAGCCACTGGACTGCTGCGATGATCGCGAACTTCGTGGCTTCCCAAGCGAGTGCGGTGGCGAGAGCGCTGCTGCTGACGAGACGCCAAGAGGGTGACGGCGCAGGCAGGAGAAAACGGTAGAGGAGCGCGAACAGTACGAAGGAGGTGAGCAGACCGCTCCCGAAGCGGAGCGCAGCCGGTAAGGCCAGGACGAGGCCACTCACGATGCCACCAGCCGTGAACCAGATGAGCGCCAGCCCGACCGCTCCGACAGTCGCACCGATGCCGTAGAGGCGCTCGCGGACGAACGAGGCTGGTCGTTCCGGCGCCGCTACGGCACGGAGCCCGCGTCGCAGCGCTGCACCGAGTGCACTCGCTGACCAAAGGCAGAGCAGTATGCTCACCAGTGCCAGCGGCCCGCTCGCGGTGTCTGCGTGTCTGG from Thermomicrobium sp. 4228-Ro includes the following:
- a CDS encoding YihY/virulence factor BrkB family protein, with the translated sequence MSGRWFLRAAYRSVRQTVFWRAFLRFRSHDGALHAAAIAYNAMLALGPLLLLLATVTSTLLRRTIPPDLVLRFLLTEVPQAAPLEPELRGILTRHADTASGPLALVSILLCLWSASALGAALRRGLRAVAAPERPASFVRERLYGIGATVGAVGLALIWFTAGGIVSGLVLALPAALRFGSGLLTSFVLFALLYRFLLPAPSPSWRLVSSSALATALAWEATKFAIIAAVQWLGNGSAVYGLLGAVTGILVAANLAAVLTLYGAALIATMTER
- a CDS encoding Uma2 family endonuclease gives rise to the protein MQQTVPQVPTRHRFTVDDLERMVRSGILREDARVELIEGELYDMNPIGWAHQACVDWLTAFFVRQLGDRAIVRAQGPIRVGDRSLPQPDLTLLRPRPDYYRHEGPAASDVLLLVEVADTSLAYDRDIKVPLYARAGIPEVWLVDLAGGQVLVFRAPDAGKYRASVVVRPGELVSPLAFPDLLIDVAALLGT
- a CDS encoding Uma2 family endonuclease — its product is MAQATGRLPTTHRFTVDDLERMVRAGILREDARVELIEGELYDMNPIGWAHQACVNRLTELFVRALHGRAIVQPQGPVRLSDRSLPQPDLALLRPRADFYARSGPGPADVLLLVEVSDTTLAYDRDIKVPLYARAGIPEVWLVDLAGEQVLAFRLPDAGGYRYSSVHRPGELVSPQAFPDMSLAVDDLVGA